The Athene noctua chromosome 3, bAthNoc1.hap1.1, whole genome shotgun sequence genome includes a region encoding these proteins:
- the MYF6 gene encoding myogenic factor 6: MMMDLFETGSYFFYLDGENGALQQLEMAEGSPLYPSSDGTLSPCQDQMPPEAGSDSSGEEHVLAPPGLQPPHCPGQCLIWACKTCKRKSAPTDRRKAATLRERRRLKKINEAFEALKRRTVANPNQRLPKVEILRSAISYIERLQDLLHRLDQQEKMQEIGGGAFSFSPKQGNIPSSDFLSTCSSDWQSLSDHSPALGASPKEGGSIVESSASSSLRCLSSIVDSISSDEPKLPSAEEVVEK, translated from the exons ATGATGATGGACCTTTTTGAAACTGGCTCCTATTTCTTCTACTTGGATGGGGAGAATggagccctgcagcagctggagatgGCTGAGGGATCCCCACTGTACCCAAGCAGCGATGGCACCTTGTCCCCCTGTCAGGACCAAATGCCGCCGGAGGCTGGCAGTGACAGCAGCGGAGAGGAGCATGTGCTGGCACCCCCGGGACTACAACCCCCTCACTGCCCCGGCCAGTGTTTGATCTGGGCTTGTAAAACTTGCAAGAGAAAGTCGGCCCCCACGGACAGACGGAAAGCAGCCACCCTGCGGGAGAGGAGGAGACTGAAGAAGATCAACGAAGCCTTCGAGGCCCTGAAAAGGCGGACTGTGGCGAACCCCAACCAGAGGCTGCCCAAGGTGGAGATCCTGAGGAGCGCCATCAGCTACATCGAGCGGCTGCAAGACCTCTTGCACAGGCTGGATCAGCAGGAGAAAATGCAGGAGATCGGGGGGGGGGCCTTCAGCTTCAGCCCCAAGCAGGGCAAC ATCCCCAGCTCGGACTTCCTGAGCACCTGCAGCTCCGACTGGCAAAGCCTTTCTGACCATTCCCCGGCCCTGGGAGCCAGCCCCAAGGAAG GAGGCTCCATCGTCGAGTCGTCGGCCTCCAGCAGCCTGCGCTGCCTCTCCTCCATAGTGGACAGTATTTCTTCCGACGAGCCCAAACTGCCCAGCGCGGAGGAAGTGGTGGAGAAATAA
- the MYF5 gene encoding myogenic factor 5: MEVMDSCQFSPSELFYDSSCLSSPEGEFPEDFEPRDLPSFVAHEPPEPACSEEEEHVRAPTGHHQAGHCLMWACKACKRKSTTMDRRKAATMRERRRLKKVNQAFETLKRCTTANPNQRLPKVEILRNAIRYIESLQELLREQVENYYHLPGQSCSEPTSPTSSCSDGMADCGSPVWSARGSSFDAVYCSEMAHGYAAEQGSALSSLDCLSSIVDRLSPAEEPGLPLRDADSLSPSASIDSGPGTPGTPPPRRTYQAL, translated from the exons atggaggtgaTGGACAGCTGCCAGTTCTCCCCGTCCGAGCTCTTCTATGacagctcctgcctctcctccccgGAGGGCGAGTTCCCCGAGGATTTTGAGCCCAGGGACCTGCCTTCCTTCGTCGCCCACGAGCCCCCCGAGCCCGCCTGCTCCGAGGAAGAGGAGCATGTCCGAGCTCCCACTGGCCACCACCAGGCCGGCCACTGCCTTATGTGGGCTTGCAAAGCCTGCAAGAGAAAATCCACCACAATGGACCGGCGGAAGGCGGCCACcatgagagagaggaggaggctgaagaAAGTGAACCAGGCGTTTGAGACCCTGAAGAGGTGCACCACTGCCAACCCCAACCAAAGACTTCCCAAAGTAGAGATCCTGAGAAACGCCATCAGATACATCGAGAGCCTCCAGGAGCTCTTGAGGGAACAGGTAGAAAACTACTATCACCTGCCAGGACAGAGCTGCTCCGAACCGACCAGCCCCACTTCCAGCTGCTCCGATGGGATG GCCGACTGCGGCAGCCCCGTCTGGTCGGCGAGAGGCAGCAGCTTCGACGCCGTCTATTGCTCCGAGATGGCCCACG GGTATGCCGCCGAGCAGGGCAGCGCCCTGTCCAGCCTGGACTGCCTCTCCAGCATCGTGGACCGCCTCTCCCCGGcggaggagccggggctgcccctCCGCGACGCCGACTCCCTCTCGCCCAGCGCCAGCATCGACTCGGGGCCGGGGACGCCCGGGACGCCGCCGCCCCGACGGACCTACCAGGCGCTATGA